aggtgccaattgtggcagcggatggggggggggggcatgtggcgcttccccttttgggtgttgCTCCactttaaacctcatctgccacttagttgcctaattagacagagcattgaggtcggattgtaaattggagaaatcctgtaaggatgttattccactgcatagcttggtgtaatTTGCAAAGACTGAAATCCCAGACcccatatcatttataaagataataaaaagtaagggtcccaacactgaaccttggggtacaccactgataaccttagaccattcagagtaacaaTCATTACCCACAACTCTCTGAATTTGgtgttttagccagttttctattcatttacaggCTGCTTTTCCCTTGAGCCTTGAGTGTCCTAAACCTAAAAAAAGCCCTATCAAcatataatcaaataaaaaaaagaaaaaccccaaaatCCCCCCGCCCCTTAAAAAACCCTCTTTGTAAGGGAAGTCTAGTAAGAAATAAGAGCAAGAGCTTGCGATCAATTGTATTACTGACACAGATAAGTCATAATAAAGACTGTTGGGTTGAGGGTACAAACAAGACCCCACCACTGCAATTTACCAATGTAAATcagtttgtcagctttccctaTCCTGGACTACTACAGACATCCCCCAATCTCAATAACATAagaggggggtgttctgtagtccagtagGGAGAACTGGGAAGGACTGAAAACAATTCTAGGGATTTGAGTGCAGCAGAGGCAGCAATGGCAGCTCACTGAAGGAAGTTGGGAGCCCAATGGATTTCTGACAGATTAACAATTTTAATAAACCTGCAGCATTCTAAAGTGACAAAACATTGGGAAATGTGGATGTATTTCAaagatttaatgatttttttttctacttattttgcccagacatacattTTAAGGCCTCCATGATGATATTTAGAAGTCTTGAGATCGTGTCAtgtcacacttatgccccgtacacacggtcggacattgatcggacattccgacaacaaaatccatagatctttcctgacgcatgttggctcaaacttgtcttgcatacacacggccacacaaaagttgtcggaaaattagatcgttctgaacgtggtgacgtaaaacgtgttcgtcgggactataaatggggcagtagccaatagcttttgtttcttaatttaatctgagcatgcgtggcacgttgtgcgtcagatttgttgtcggaaaattttatagcaagctctcaaactttgtgtgtctgaaattcctatgcaaaatgtgtgatggagcctacacacggtcggaatttccaacaacaaggtcctatcacacatttttatctggaaaatctgaccgtgtgtacgcggcattagtcttatcGGTGGTTGAAAACAAAGACTCAACTAACTCATTGTCATTACCTGCAGGTGAGCGTCTATACTGAGCAGACATGAAGTTCCTCCTAATTTTGCTTTTGCTCATCCCAGTCATAACTGCTTCAGATGAACACAAATCTAAATCTAAAGAGTCCCATGAAGATACCGAAGGTGGAAAGAAAGCCCAAGCGCTAAAAGAAGCAGTAAAAGGAAATACTGAATTTGCCTTTAATTTCTTCAAGCATCTGGCCTCTGTGTCTTCTCAGGGCAAGAATTCACCacccaaaaatattgttttgtcacCTTTCAGTATTTCTTCTGCTTTTTCCATGCTGTTGTTGGGCGCCCAATCAAAGACCCACCAGGAAATACTGGAAGGATTGAGCCTAAACATCAAAAACTCCACAGAAAGTGAGCTCCACCAGGCTTATTCCACTCTTCTCCATCTGCTGAATGAACCAAAAAGCAGCCTTCAAGTTGACATCGGCAATGCCCTCTTTGTACAGCAGACACTGACCTTGCTGAAGTGCTTTGAAGATGATTTAAAGAATCTTTATCATGCTGAAATTAGGAAGACCAATTTCAATGACCCACAAGAGGCTACAAAAGAAGTGAATGAATATGTGAAGAATAAAACTGAAGGCAAAATTAAGGAACTCGTCAAAGAATTTCCTGCAGATACTAAGTTGGCCCTGGTCAACTATGTTCTGTTTAAGGGTAAGAAGAGAGCCACAGGATCTGGAGTAGATGATTATATATGTAGTGCTACCCGAGGAGAGGCTGCTGTAGATTACCCCAGGTCTTACTTGCTAGCACAGAAGCTGCTAGTCACAAGAACAGTTCCATGCACACTGACaatacaggctcagtctaggggatgtcaaacaaaaccaaagaaatgtcTAAGCTCAACTTACCATCCAGCCTGTGACTAAATtaccctgtctaacaatatgcattataaacaggggtttagtctgcacacatttgcaaatacatgcaaaaACTACAGAGCCCTGtaaaggcaccccattttctgtagtCCCAACTTAAAAATTTGAGAGCCACCACAATGGAAGCATTGGTGAGGCAACACAGTGGATACCTTTGCTgtcatagtgctatgtgctgggtgtccagtgcacccctgtgcctttaaggagggttgggttCCCACCAGGCTCACCCGCCCtctacctatccattataatgcatgtgcttccactgtggaagcTCTCaaagcccttccagtgctccttgctgtggaggccagttataggtggggcagtggccagttgtttgtACTGTTTAAATACTGTTGAGACAATGCAATGGACACATTTGCTGCCATAGtgatatgtgctgggtgtccagtgtgcccctgtgcctttaaggagggttgggctccctccaggttcacctgccctctacctatccattataattcatgtgcttccactgtggaggctctcaaaatttagagttaagaCTACAGAAAACAGTGTGCCTTGATGggactctgtagcttacgcatgtaattgcaaatgtgtgcagactaaacccccgtTTTTAAAGCATATTGtcagacaggataatttggttggttgcaggctggtcggcaagttgagcttggaaatttctttggttttgtttgacatgcttcTCTCTTACAGAGCTCCTTGCTGTGGAGGCCAGTTATAAGTGGGAGGATAGCCAGGGTTATGCACAGGAGATCAGAGAAAGACAGTCcgttaaacaagccggggtcaaatCAGGAGACGGGCAGAAGACAGGTCCAGAAATATATAAACGGTATGGTGAGGTTTTGCTTCCAGAGCTGCTAAAGACGCTGGGATGGGCATTAACCAATGGGAGACTGCCCACCTCAATGTCAGAAGCCACTATTGTTGTTATAcccaaggaggggaaagatcaactgGAAGCCTCTTATCGCCCAATATCATTATTATGTTCGGATGTAAAAATACTGGCCAAAATACTAGCAACCCGCTTAAATGGATGTATCCAGACTCTTATTCATCCCGATCAGTTGGGATTTATTCCGAATAGGTCAACCAGCATTAACATTAGAAGAGTCTTTTTGAATACGCAGATTCCAACTGACAACGGCGGCTCCAGGGCCATTTTGGCCCTAGATgcagccaaggccttcgatagcctagAGTGGGACTACCTACTCAGAGTGCTCGTGACATTCGGGTTTGGCCCATCCTTCATTAGCTGGGTGAAAATACTCTATACTGACCCAAGAactaaaataaaaatcaataatgagTACTCTGATTTGTTCCAGTTGGAGAAaggtacaagacagggttgccccctgtcccccttacTATTTGCTCTTGCAATGAAGCCGTTAGCAGTTATGACTAGATCTAAGCTAGATATGCAGGGATTTCGGAGGCGGACAGAAGAGGATAGGAAAGCACTGTTTGCAgacgatgtccttttttttctctgaGCTGTCCAAGCATCATTAAAaacagtgatacaaatggttggaGAGTTTGGACGATTTTCTGGCCTGGTTATCAACTGGGATAAATCGGCCTTGCTTCTAGTAGACCCACTTGGTAGCCAGATACCGTCGGGAACTCCCAACCTAAAagttaaattataaataaataaataaataaagataaattaaAATATCTGGGGGTTTGGGTTGCCAGCGATATAAATCTCTATCTTAATTATAACTTAGTCCCTCTACTACTTAAATTGAAACATAAGGGAGATATCTGGAGTCGAGTCCCCCTATCTATAGCAGGACGTTGCAATTTAATCAAGATGATATGGCTGCCCCAGATACTATACTTTTTCCATAATTCCCCAATTTTGATAGGCCGAAAGTGGTTCAAAAGAATAGAATCCCTGTTTAAGGTTTTAATTTGGAAAAAGGGCCAATCCAGAATTAGTTAACAAACGATGCAGTTGCCGCTCAAAGAACGGGTTATGGCGGTTCCACACCCGAGGTCATATTTTTTGGCATCTCAGCTACAGCATTTAGCGGGTTGTGAAGCCCCTAGAGGGGGGAATTCCAGCGCTAGGATGATGTTGATGGGGGCCCCACATAGTACACTGAtagaggtctaatgccccgtacacacggtcggactttgttcggacattctgacaacaaaatcctaggattttttccgacggatgttggctcaaacttgtcttgcatacacacgttcacacaaagttgtcggaaaatccgatcgttctaaacgcggtgacgtaaaacacgtatgtcgggactataagcggggcagtggccaatagctttcatctctttatttattctgagcatgcgtggcactttgtccgtcggatttgtgtgcacacgattggaatttccgacaacggattttgttgtcggaaaattttttagcctgctctcaaactttgtgtgtcggaaaatccgatggaaaatgtgtgatggagcctacacacggtcggaatttccgacaacaaggtcctatcacacattttccgtcggaaaatccgaccgtgtgtacggggcattagaggcagaCTCATTTACCCATAGATGCCCGACGATAAAATTAATTAGCAAAGTATGGCAATCAACGAAGGTTCTACTGGGATATAGAGGAATATCAGAATATGTTCCTCATTGGAACAATAGAAATCTTGTTGAATTAAGAGACATAGAGAGGTCTACTGAATGGGTGAGCCAGGGTATCAATCGTCTATGCCAATTATATGTGGGCAATACTAAGAAAACATTCTTAGATTTGAAACAGGAATTTAATCTACCAAATAATTCATTCTATAAATACCTCCAAATCAGGCATGCTGTCCAGAGGCAGTTTAGGTCGCAGACAGTTGAATGGACCCAGATTCCCATCTTGGCACAAATAATGACCTTAGATTCAACTAAAGGTTTAATCTCTGGGTTATACGCCAGATTAGAAGCTAGAGCAATAGATCGAGCAGGTTCTTCTAGGAGtagagagaggtgggagagagatGTCGGGCCAATGACTACAGTGGAATGGGAGGGGATCCTTAAACAAGGAACACTCGTCTCGATCTCTCCCTCACAGAAGGTATCCCACCTGTTCCTAATTCATAGAGTATATTATAcccacaaaaaaatgtttaaacttgggtGGCGACAACATGATCAGTGCCCTAGGTGCAGGGCATCTGGGGACTTTAGTCACATGTTATGGAAATGTCCAAAGTTATTCAGATACTGGATGGAGATTGTAGATAGGATAAACAAAACCTTTAAGACTGCAATTGAGCTGACGGTTAAGACCTGCCTACTGGGGAATATGGAGGGGGGTAATGTTCCGAAGGACACCACTGAAGCAGTGCTAAGATGTCTATTTCAGGCGAGGAAACTAATTGCTCTGCACTGGCAAGCTCATAGCCCCCGTCTGTAGAGAATTGGGTCGCGACTATTAATTTATTAGTAGGGAACGAGAGAGTGATTTTTATTAGACAAGGTAATTATAGAAAGTTCAAGAGAATGTGGAGACCCTGGCTGGATAAGTTGGGATAGCCCTTGTAAGGTGAGAGGGGTATATAGCATTCCCCCCTGCCCTCCTTTTGTTCTCTCCTTTTcttcctctttccccttttttttttcatctctcttTCTTTTTATTGAGTATCTTGCACGCCCCTATTTCTTCTCTTTAGTTGTTATATGGTTGAAGACCGAGTGGTGCAGAGGTGGGGGGTGGTTAGGGGTAGAGAGCGTGGGAGCGAGCAGTTAAAGTAATAATAGAGTGTTACATTACAATATATGACACCATAGTCCacgatgtatttttttttaacattgctttgttatttatgtaacaatattttaatgaataaataaagaaaaagtattaaaaaaaaaaaaaaaaaaaagaagacaggcAAGCCGAGTCGTTAACAGGTATTCACAGCAAGGTTTCACAGGAACAAACACACTAAAGAAACGAAGATCAGCCAGCAATCACAGAGGGTAGCTACTGAAGCTCCCTTATAAAGGCCGCTTGGTGTCAATCCAGGCTGAGAGCATGCACATCAGTGCACTTGCACATACCCATGCGCCTGCACATCCATTATGCCTCCAGCTTGCATTCCTGCCATGTAAGGCACTGGCGGGTCTTCATGATGGGTCAGTATCCTGACAGTAAGTCTTACTAACAATGTCCCAGGTGCTGATTGCCACCTTCCATTGTTAGTTCCTCATTGggggagataaaaaaaaactttctccaTACCAGGACTTCAGAACAGTGCTCTCCTGCAAAATCCTTTAGCAATGTTCTCCCAGCCCTCGGGCCCAGCTACTGATGAGGTCCTAACTGTAGTTCCCATCTCACTACAGCTGCCTCCAGGGGCAGCAGGCCAGGAGAATAGGATCCTATTAGCAGGGGAAGACCTTCTTGTAAGGCCTCCCTTCcatatttatcacctccccaggcACCTTCTAGGAATTGGCTGAGGCGGGAtatatttatatcatatatatgtgatataatatttataatattcatATCTGAATATTTGACTCTCCCTGCtctatattctggaagcttctcTCAGGAGAAATCAGACACCCAGCTTAGAAAGCCCAGACCAGACAGAAACAGATCATTGATCCACTGTTTACACTGATTACAGTGAAGCCAACAACTGAATTTAGCCTTATAGCCTAACTAGAGAAGGGTGCTACACATATCAGTTGATTCCAGGGTTGTCAACCCTGCACATTTTTCTGCTGCTATATAGCAAAACACACTCCCTTAATTAATGGAGTTAAGGAGGGAagagatgttctgtagtccagtAATGTTGAACTGGGCAGAGCTGAAAACACTGCTTGAGGTTTCAGTGTTTTAGGAAGTAGATTAATGATGCTAGAATCAATAATGATTGACACTTCTATGTTCAAATTTTGGCAATATTATGTTGTCCCTGTGGGGTATCTGGATGATAGGTAGGCAGCtgcttcattttttattatttccgaatctctgaatttccgaatttttgaatttacaaattttcgaatattcggaaaaatttgttaaatgggttttctttaattcggatgtttccaaaTTAAGGAATTTGTTGAAATCCTTGGGATAACAGCCAAGCAGctttttagccacatcggttgttatcccaagaaagccaaccgccggctctaaaaaaatggTACGGGGGGGTCATGCatgcaactgcaggcatcaccccagtacaaacCCTTCAagctgaggccgcatatttgcatccGGTAGGCGGGAAGGGCttaaagagacaaaacatgggaaatgtgCCGGTATTGTTGAGATATATTGAATATGCTTTTTTTTCCAAACGTTCGCTTTAATGCCACGAAAATGTTTTATTTGGGGCATCAAATCAAATAATTTTATTAGTTTATTCATCCATTCACCAGAGATTTTATCGGATCTAAAACACATACATGTTTTATGTTATTAGGAAAATGGCAGGAAACTTTTAATGCAGCATTTACAAGTACCCGGAAGTTCAAGGTTGATAAGAACACAACGGTGGATGTTCCAATGATGCGTAGAACGGGTCAGTACAACATTTACCGTGACACAAAGCTTCCTTGTACAGTGGTGGAGCTTCCATACAAGGATAACGCATCCATGATCATCGCCATGGCTAACCCGGGCAAGATCCATGTGGTAGAGCAAGGATTGTCTGCTGAGACCATACAACGATGGAGGACATCATGGAGAAAAACGTAAGAGGAGAACACTGCAGGCCAATGTAAAAAAACCTAAACTTTGTTTACATGTTTATGCAAATTTAAAAACCATTTTCATATAATTGTATAACATGTATCTGTATTCTGACATGCCATATGCCAGCTGAATATGGAAATTGAACTTGCTGGCCGAGCATGTATACACTCATTTAGCTTACAGGAGAAAGACAGCCCAAGACAGACATCAGCAGTGCTGTGATGTTGACTAGTATTCTAAAGGGTAGGAGGGAGGCAGAACAAGAACAGGAAGGAGGTGGGAGAAGGGCAAACAGGAGGAAGAAAGGGAGGCAGAAGGTGGAACAAGGGCAGGCAGGTCAAAGTCAGACAGGAGGTGGTAACCTTTTACCACCTCCTGCCTGACTTTGACCTGCCTGCCCTTGCAGGAGGCAGGACAAAGACAATTAGAAGGTTTGACAAGGACAGACCAGAGGCAAAACAAAAGCAAGCAGAATTTGGGACAAGGGCAGGCAGGAGGCAGGTCAAATGTAGGCAGAAGGATGGAAAAGGCCAGGCAGGAAGCAGGACAAGAGCAAGGAGAATAAGGGAAAAGAGCTAGCAGGAGGAAGGACAAAGGTAGGCAGAAGGTTGAACAAAGGCAGGCAGGAGTCATGGCAAAGGCATTCAAATAGTGGGATAAGAGCAAACAGGAGGAAGGACAAAAGGTAGGCAGTTTCTTGAACAAGGACATGCAGGAGGCAGGACAAAGGCTTTCAGATAGTGGGACAAGGGCAGGCAGGAGGGATGATAAAGGCATGTAGGGGGTGTGACAAGGGCAGGCAGGAGGCAAAACAAAGGCAGGCAGTCGCAATGGGCAAGGGCAGGGCCCACAGGCATGATGTGAAGCTTTGATGCCATTGGATCATTATGACACTCGGGCAGCTGGCATTGTCAGAGAGGTTGGGGATTACAGCATCTGTGTTTTTTTCCTTGAcaggtttattttttaaaatggtCATGCACATTACATTTTAAGTATACATTCTTTTTAGATCTGCCAAAAATGTTATGGGGAAAGTTATAACTTGGTTATagattgaatggattgtttaggtaaGCCTCCGCACTACATAGTTGTATTTAACTATGGAGGGGGTCCTGTTTAAGTTCACCTTAcatatttttctgtaaaggtgaacttacactttaactatGTTTACTGCGTGGTGCTttactgctttgcagggaaacaaaaactggCACATCACCGCTGTCAGAAGAGAGCTTTGTGTGGTTTACATGCACAAAGCTCTCTCCTGTAACTCATTCTAACGATCGACTGTGCCATAAATGGGTGGTAATTGGATGGATTCAAGCCTCtaaggtgtgcagtaccgcatttggccagagatgcggggggcgccggtgacactcggagccgttccGAGACCATTCGGAGCCGCTCGAAAACACACGGAAACCCGCAGAGTGTCTCCAAGTGTTTACGA
This Aquarana catesbeiana isolate 2022-GZ linkage group LG13, ASM4218655v1, whole genome shotgun sequence DNA region includes the following protein-coding sequences:
- the LOC141117444 gene encoding serine protease inhibitor A6-like; translation: MKFLLILLLLIPVITASDEHKSKSKESHEDTEGGKKAQALKEAVKGNTEFAFNFFKHLASVSSQGKNSPPKNIVLSPFSISSAFSMLLLGAQSKTHQEILEGLSLNIKNSTESELHQAYSTLLHLLNEPKSSLQVDIGNALFVQQTLTLLKCFEDDLKNLYHAEIRKTNFNDPQEATKEVNEYVKNKTEGKIKELVKEFPADTKLALVNYVLFKGKWQETFNAAFTSTRKFKVDKNTTVDVPMMRRTGQYNIYRDTKLPCTVVELPYKDNASMIIAMANPGKIHVVEQGLSAETIQRWRTSWRKTTIELSVPKFNITSKINLKDELPKVGIRTPFTDEANFSGITHNLKLKVGSAVHQAVINVDEEGTVAAAATAVGIAVLSLPQSISIDGPFVFFIIEKKTNSILFMGTVINPTEK